A segment of the Patescibacteria group bacterium genome:
ATGAAGTCATTCGATCACTCTATAATTTAATTGGAAGTAAAATTCATGGCCGGGAAGATTTACGTACTTCTCAGGAAAAAGTAACTGAGGCTGCATATATGACAGCAATAGCAGAGGAATTAGTGGCATCAAAAACAGTCGACTATCAGGCTCTCTTAGAGGAATTGAAAAATAGAAATGGTGGAGAGTCTAATACAATGAATTTTGATAGAGCATTTGCGACTGTGAAAGAAATAGTTGAAAACGAAGAGTTAATATAATACATAACAAATAAAAAACTCTGGATTAACTCCAGAGTTTTTTATTTGTTATTTCTGCTCTTCAAGAAACTTAACTGTCTTTTCAATTCGCATCATATGCTCAGTATAAAGTCGTGCGCGTAGGGGATCAACTTCTTTATAATGACTAGTGATATGTGCTACTTCTTTATCAACGATTTCTTTATCAGCATCAAGCTTTTCAGTCTTTGCAATTTCTTCAAGAATTAAGTTGAGCTTTGCTCGCTTTTCTGCATCAGGCATCCAATCTTTCTGTAGATCCTCTGGAGTTTTCTTGATGTGTTTGAGATAGTCATCAATCTTTAATCCTACACCTTGTACATCAGATTCAAATTGAGCAAACATTCGGTTTAATTCGTTTTCAATAAGTGCCTGAGGAGGTTTTACATCAGTTTCAGTAACAAGCTTCTCTAAAACTGCAGTTCGCTTCTTATCTTTTGCCTTGTTTGTTTTTTCAACAATCATGTTTTCTTTTGCTTTCACTCGGAAGTCTGCAACGTTTTCAAAGTTACCAAGTTTCTTTACAAATTCATCATCAAACTTTGGCTTGAATGTATCAATTTCTTCATCTGTATGATTGTGAGAAGCATCATCTTTGTGAGCTCGATGAAATTCATTATGAGCATGCTGCTTCACAATTTCTTCAATCACATTATCAATTTCAGGATCTCCAACTTCAATTGCTTCGTCTTTTACAGACATTTCTTTTTTCGCAATCTTTTTGTAATCAGGAAGTTTAAATTCTGGAATTACGTCAATGAGCACTTTAAACTCAAGGGGATTGCCTGGTGCTAATTTTGTAATAGAAATTTGAGGACGACCAATATAATTTGGTACATTCTTTTCGATAATTTCAGGCACTACAGCTTTAAGGGCAAGCTCTCCCGCTTCTTCTAAAATTGCTACTTCACCCACACGCTCAATAAGAACTTTCTCAGGAATATGACCTTTTCGGAAGCCTGGAATATCTACTCGTTCGTTGAGTTCTTTAATAGCTTTCTTGCGGAAAATGGCAAGCTTATCTGCTGGAATAGAGCCAGTAATTTCCATTTGAGAATTCTCTGCTTTTGATACTTTGATGTGTTCGTAATTCATATATACCTGCTTATTTACTGAATTTCTGCTTATAGAGTTCAACTGACTTTGTAACTGCATCGAGGGCCTCTTTCTTTCCCATGATTCCTTTAATTTCTACTGGAGCAGGTTTACCTTTAAGTGCTTTGTAGGTTTCAAAGAAGTGGGTGAGTTCTTTAAGCGTATGCTTGTTTATATCAGCAAGATCTTGTACATCATCCCATCGCTTGTCATCTACAGGCACTGCAATAACTTTGTAATCTGATTCACCTGAATCAATCATTTCCATTACAGCTACAGGGCGTACTTTTACGAGAATTCCTGGAGAAAGTGGAAATGTTGTAAGAACAAGTACATCGAGTGCATCGCCGTCTTCCCAAAGAGTCTGAGGAGCAAAGCCGTAGTCTGTTGGATAGGGAGCATATGAGTAATTTGCTCGATCGAGGGCAATAAGTCCTGTCTCTTTGTCGATTTCGTACTTATTGAATGATCCCTTTGGAATTTCAATAATAGTATTAAATTCTTCAGGTACATTTTTACCTAGGGTTACATCGTGCCAAAGATTCATATGATTTAATTATTATCTTTTAAGAAGTTGGGAAGTTCAGGTACTTCGTCGATATCTGCATGAACTCCTGCCGCTGCAGTTCCAATATTATCTCCCTTAACTGACTGAATATCAATTCTCCAACCAGTAAGTTTTGCTGCAAGTCGTACGTTTTGTCCACCTTTACCGATAGCGAGTGATTGCTGATCTTCAGAAACTTGTACTTGAGCCGTCTTTGTTTCTTCGTTTACTTCAACACTCATTACTTTTGCAGGTGAAAGTGCATCTTCCACAAATCGCTTTGTATCAGAAGACCATTCGATAATATCAATCTTTTCTCCGCCAAGTTCACTCATAACCGTAGAAACTCGCACTCCTCGCTGACCTACAAGAGATCCAACAGGGTCAATATGACCATCATTTGAGTGCACAGCAATCTTTGTTCGTGATCCGGCTTCTCGAGCTACTGCTTTAATTTCAATAGTGTTGTTTGCAAGTTCTGGGGCTTCAGATTCAAAGAGTTTCACTAAGAATTTTGGATGTGATCGTGAAAGTCGAAGGAAAATACCTCGTGGAGTTTCTTCTACTCGGTATAAATAGGCTCGAATTCGTTCTCCTTGTCGAAATCGTTCACCAGGAATCTGTTCTTCATAGGGAAGAAGTCCTGAAGCACGGCCCATATCAATGAAAATATTACCTCGTTCAATTCGCTGTACTGTTCCAGAGACAATTTCTCCTTCTCGTTTACCGAATTCACCTAACACAGACACTTTTTCTGCTTCTCGGATCTTTTGGATGATAACCTGTTTTGCAGTTTGAGATGCAATACGGCCATAATCATCCTTCATTTCAAGGGGAAAGACGATTTCTTCGTCAATTTGGGCATCTTTCTTAATTCTTCGGGCATTATCAAGGAGAATATGATGTTCTTGGTTAAACACAATCTTATCTGGCTCACCTTCAGCAATTTCAGGAATCTCAGGCAAAGTACCATCTTCATTTGGCATGATGATGTCTTTTGGATCAACAACGATCTTAACCTGGAGGAATTCAGTAGTTCCAGTGTTTAAATCGAATTTAGCCCGAACAATCTGGCCTTTTTTACCATAATCCTTTCGGTATGCAGTAGCAAGCGCAGCTTCGATAGCTTCTATGATTTTCTCACGTGGAATACCTCGCTCTTCTTCAAGCTGGTCTAAAACTGAGTGAATTACCTTTAAATCGAACATATTTTTATAATTATTTCTCTATTAAGTTGTAGCCCTTTAACAAAACGAGTCCGCCGTGAGGCGAACTAGAATATGAATATAATATGGCTTTTGAAGCTATTTGTCAAATAATATCCGCAATACTCTATATATAGATGTTATACACACCCTTAATTACAGCAAGCTCTGATATACTTATCATACGCCTATTTCTATGCACATTGAAGACGGACAATTATTAGAATTCATCTTAGATTCTGGATTAGTATCCCGAACGGATATTGAAGCTGCTAAAGCTGAAGCTAAGAAGACAAATGCTTCAGTTGGACATGTTCTTGTGGCTCAAGGAAAAGTCACAGATGACGAATTACGCCGGATGCAGGCTTATGTTTTGGGTATTCCATTCGTTGACCTTAAAGGACAAAAGCTCAATTTTGAGGTTCTTTCAATGATTCCT
Coding sequences within it:
- the nusA gene encoding transcription termination factor NusA; the encoded protein is MFDLKVIHSVLDQLEEERGIPREKIIEAIEAALATAYRKDYGKKGQIVRAKFDLNTGTTEFLQVKIVVDPKDIIMPNEDGTLPEIPEIAEGEPDKIVFNQEHHILLDNARRIKKDAQIDEEIVFPLEMKDDYGRIASQTAKQVIIQKIREAEKVSVLGEFGKREGEIVSGTVQRIERGNIFIDMGRASGLLPYEEQIPGERFRQGERIRAYLYRVEETPRGIFLRLSRSHPKFLVKLFESEAPELANNTIEIKAVAREAGSRTKIAVHSNDGHIDPVGSLVGQRGVRVSTVMSELGGEKIDIIEWSSDTKRFVEDALSPAKVMSVEVNEETKTAQVQVSEDQQSLAIGKGGQNVRLAAKLTGWRIDIQSVKGDNIGTAAAGVHADIDEVPELPNFLKDNN
- a CDS encoding trigger factor, producing MNYEHIKVSKAENSQMEITGSIPADKLAIFRKKAIKELNERVDIPGFRKGHIPEKVLIERVGEVAILEEAGELALKAVVPEIIEKNVPNYIGRPQISITKLAPGNPLEFKVLIDVIPEFKLPDYKKIAKKEMSVKDEAIEVGDPEIDNVIEEIVKQHAHNEFHRAHKDDASHNHTDEEIDTFKPKFDDEFVKKLGNFENVADFRVKAKENMIVEKTNKAKDKKRTAVLEKLVTETDVKPPQALIENELNRMFAQFESDVQGVGLKIDDYLKHIKKTPEDLQKDWMPDAEKRAKLNLILEEIAKTEKLDADKEIVDKEVAHITSHYKEVDPLRARLYTEHMMRIEKTVKFLEEQK
- a CDS encoding inorganic diphosphatase, which encodes MNLWHDVTLGKNVPEEFNTIIEIPKGSFNKYEIDKETGLIALDRANYSYAPYPTDYGFAPQTLWEDGDALDVLVLTTFPLSPGILVKVRPVAVMEMIDSGESDYKVIAVPVDDKRWDDVQDLADINKHTLKELTHFFETYKALKGKPAPVEIKGIMGKKEALDAVTKSVELYKQKFSK